A stretch of Aeromicrobium tamlense DNA encodes these proteins:
- a CDS encoding aminotransferase class V-fold PLP-dependent enzyme, with amino-acid sequence MSSVLSHADCPLLPLVGADVTVPLVDGRSVRHVNLDGAASAPALASVAERVNAVLPWYASVHRGAGYASQVSTALYEQAREAVGSFVGARSADVTIFTRNTTDATNLLAGAVPGRVLVLDVEHHANLLPWRRSLGGCEVLGVQATVGATLKALASVLSRRQISLLSVTGASNVTGESLPIDAVVDLAHRYGARVFVDGAQLLAHRSLSLAESGVDYVAFSGHKVHAPFGAGALVGRPDWLEGIEPYLAGGGAVRRITDEDVEWTDGPARHEAGTPNLVGAVALAAAAEALSSLEPDAVAAHESSLRSRLVEGLRELPGVDVARIWSDSAEPIGVVTFRLEGVDPGLLAAFLAAEHGVSVRDGRFCAHPLLDRLGWGDGAVRASIGVGSRAEDVERLLSGVRAWVAGERAAEYRREAGVWVVVDDPRPTPASLDIDRLVATAAACAPVTV; translated from the coding sequence ATGTCGTCTGTCCTGTCCCACGCCGACTGCCCGCTGCTGCCCCTCGTGGGCGCCGACGTCACCGTCCCCCTCGTCGACGGACGGTCGGTGCGTCACGTCAATCTCGACGGCGCGGCCAGCGCGCCCGCGCTGGCCTCCGTCGCCGAGCGCGTGAACGCCGTGCTGCCCTGGTACGCCAGCGTCCACCGCGGCGCCGGCTACGCCTCGCAGGTGTCGACCGCGCTGTACGAGCAGGCGCGCGAGGCCGTCGGCTCGTTCGTCGGCGCGCGTTCCGCCGACGTCACGATCTTCACGCGCAACACCACCGATGCCACCAACCTGCTGGCGGGCGCGGTGCCCGGGCGGGTGCTGGTGCTCGACGTGGAGCACCACGCGAACCTGCTGCCGTGGCGGCGCAGCCTCGGCGGCTGCGAGGTGCTCGGGGTCCAGGCCACCGTCGGTGCCACCTTGAAGGCGCTCGCCTCGGTGCTGTCGCGGCGCCAGATCAGCCTGCTGTCGGTCACGGGCGCCTCGAACGTCACGGGGGAGTCGCTGCCGATCGACGCGGTCGTCGACCTCGCCCACCGGTACGGCGCGCGGGTCTTCGTCGACGGCGCGCAGCTGCTGGCCCACCGGTCGCTCTCGCTGGCCGAGTCGGGTGTCGACTACGTCGCCTTCTCCGGCCACAAGGTGCATGCCCCGTTCGGCGCGGGTGCGCTCGTGGGCCGTCCTGACTGGCTCGAGGGGATCGAGCCGTACCTGGCCGGTGGCGGGGCGGTGCGGCGGATCACCGACGAGGACGTCGAGTGGACCGACGGGCCCGCCCGGCACGAGGCGGGCACGCCGAACCTCGTCGGTGCCGTCGCCCTGGCGGCCGCAGCGGAGGCGCTGTCGTCGCTCGAGCCCGACGCGGTGGCCGCGCACGAGTCCTCGCTGCGCTCGCGACTGGTGGAGGGCCTGCGCGAGCTCCCCGGCGTCGACGTCGCGCGGATCTGGTCGGACTCGGCCGAGCCGATCGGCGTGGTGACGTTCCGCCTCGAGGGAGTCGATCCGGGTCTGCTGGCGGCGTTCCTGGCGGCCGAGCACGGTGTGTCCGTGCGTGACGGCCGGTTCTGCGCTCACCCGCTGCTCGACCGACTCGGCTGGGGCGACGGCGCGGTCCGGGCGAGCATCGGCGTGGGCAGCCGCGCCGAGGACGTCGAGCGCCTCCTGTCCGGCGTGCGCGCCTGGGTGGCGGGGGAGCGCGCGGCCGAGTACCGCCGCGAAGCCGGGGTGTGGGTCGTCGTGGACGACCCCCGCCCGACTCCGGCGTCCCTCGACATCGACCGCCTCGTCGCCACCGCGGCGGCCTGCGCGCCGGTCACCGTCTGA
- a CDS encoding TetR family transcriptional regulator: MTETSGAPTVGAAIRLARQAAGVTLRDLASTVGVSAGTMSAIENDKVGVSIARLSQIASALGTETAHLVMQPPSVSSAGTPPSLDRPRPWRASSTIRLDNVTAAAVTVFHEAGYHGATMRAIAATAQLSVAGVYHHHRSKHSILVSVYDLLLDELQARVAAAAEDGATPHDRVVNVVEAMSTFREQHPELARVADSELRSLDEPESGRIAARCRGVYDTLRVHADEALNATGGAPLSADEFSAAVLRLAGVSWLIPPEIRGGSTLPVTLAEAVLRR, from the coding sequence GTGACCGAGACGTCCGGGGCTCCCACGGTCGGCGCCGCGATCCGCCTCGCGCGCCAGGCAGCGGGCGTCACCCTGCGGGACCTGGCCTCCACCGTGGGCGTCAGCGCGGGCACCATGAGCGCGATCGAGAACGACAAGGTCGGGGTCAGCATCGCCCGCCTCTCGCAGATCGCCTCGGCACTGGGCACCGAGACCGCCCACCTGGTCATGCAGCCTCCCTCGGTGTCTTCCGCCGGGACGCCCCCGTCGCTCGACCGGCCGCGTCCGTGGCGCGCCTCGTCGACGATCCGACTCGACAACGTTACCGCCGCCGCCGTCACGGTGTTCCACGAAGCGGGCTACCACGGCGCCACCATGCGGGCGATCGCCGCGACGGCCCAGCTGAGCGTCGCCGGCGTCTACCACCACCACCGCAGCAAGCACAGCATCCTGGTCTCGGTCTACGACCTCCTGCTCGACGAGTTGCAGGCGCGCGTGGCCGCGGCGGCCGAGGACGGCGCGACCCCGCACGACCGCGTCGTCAACGTCGTCGAGGCCATGAGCACCTTCCGCGAGCAGCACCCCGAGCTGGCTCGCGTGGCGGACTCCGAGCTGCGCAGCCTCGACGAGCCCGAGAGCGGGCGGATCGCGGCGCGGTGCCGCGGCGTCTACGACACCCTGCGCGTGCACGCCGACGAGGCCCTGAACGCCACCGGCGGCGCTCCCCTGTCGGCCGACGAGTTCAGCGCGGCCGTCCTGCGGCTCGCGGGGGTCTCGTGGCTGATTCCGCCCGAGATCCGAGGCGGAAGCACGCTTCCCGTCACCCTGGCCGAGGCCGTCCTGCGACGCTGA
- a CDS encoding class I adenylate-forming enzyme family protein: MSAGEGRPWTAWYPDGDVDLAASGLTLMDHFGATVARQPGRVAVRYFDGAITYAELDAMADSLAAHLRDAGLGPASTVALMLQNNPAFLVAVVAAWKLGAVAAPLSPLATSPELSHLLDECDADAVVILDELLQVHGSRVSRLRDRPVVVTTRTDFDGSPAQVGGDATSLARIVATRVDPVATELDPAWPAVFVPTSGTTGMSKFTVNTHANVEFDASVYRQWARLRDGAVVLGLSPIFHVTGLIGHVAVTLRIGATLVLTHRVRPDVVLDAIRRHRPEFTIAVITAYIGLAELPDVTPDDFASFRELWSGGAPVEPDVAARLGERFGRPIHNVYGLTEATSAVAAVPRGLRTPVDEDTRTLSIGVPVFGTTVRIVGEDGADLAPGEVGEIVVSGPQVAAGYLNKPMSTAEVFGGGRLRTGDVGFMDADGWFYVIDRSKDMISASGFKVWPREIEAALMTHPHVREAAVVAIPDQYRGQSPKAYVVLEPDASVSEYELIEFSRSILAPTKYPREVEFVAELPRTATGKIRRSALG, encoded by the coding sequence ATGAGCGCGGGCGAGGGGCGCCCTTGGACCGCCTGGTACCCCGACGGCGACGTCGACCTCGCGGCCAGCGGGCTGACCCTCATGGACCACTTCGGCGCCACGGTCGCGCGCCAGCCGGGCCGCGTCGCGGTGCGCTACTTCGACGGCGCGATCACGTACGCCGAGCTCGACGCGATGGCGGACTCGCTCGCCGCGCACCTGCGCGACGCCGGGCTCGGTCCCGCCTCCACCGTCGCCCTGATGCTGCAGAACAACCCCGCGTTCCTCGTCGCCGTCGTCGCGGCATGGAAGCTGGGTGCCGTGGCCGCGCCGCTGTCGCCGCTGGCGACCTCGCCCGAGCTCAGTCACCTGCTGGACGAGTGCGACGCCGACGCCGTCGTGATCCTCGACGAGCTGCTCCAGGTGCACGGCTCGCGCGTGTCCCGCCTGCGCGACCGACCGGTCGTCGTCACGACCCGGACCGACTTCGACGGCTCCCCGGCCCAGGTCGGTGGCGACGCCACCTCGCTGGCGCGGATCGTGGCGACCCGCGTCGACCCGGTCGCGACCGAGCTCGACCCGGCGTGGCCGGCGGTGTTCGTGCCGACCTCGGGAACCACCGGGATGTCGAAGTTCACGGTGAACACGCACGCCAACGTGGAGTTCGACGCCTCGGTCTACCGGCAGTGGGCCCGGCTGCGCGACGGCGCGGTCGTGCTGGGGCTGAGCCCGATCTTCCACGTGACGGGCCTCATCGGGCACGTCGCGGTGACGCTGCGCATCGGTGCCACGCTCGTGCTGACGCACCGGGTGCGCCCCGACGTGGTGCTCGACGCGATCCGCCGTCACCGTCCCGAGTTCACGATCGCCGTCATCACCGCCTACATCGGGCTGGCGGAGCTGCCCGACGTGACGCCCGACGACTTCGCGAGCTTCCGTGAGCTCTGGTCCGGCGGCGCGCCGGTGGAGCCCGACGTGGCCGCGCGCCTGGGGGAGCGCTTCGGCCGGCCGATCCACAATGTCTACGGCCTCACCGAGGCGACCTCGGCGGTGGCAGCGGTCCCGCGAGGTCTGCGCACGCCCGTGGACGAGGACACCCGGACTTTGTCGATCGGCGTCCCGGTCTTCGGGACCACGGTCCGCATCGTCGGCGAGGACGGTGCCGACCTGGCGCCCGGCGAGGTCGGCGAGATCGTCGTCTCCGGGCCGCAGGTGGCGGCGGGCTACCTGAACAAGCCGATGTCGACCGCCGAGGTCTTCGGCGGGGGTCGGCTGCGCACCGGCGACGTCGGCTTCATGGATGCCGACGGCTGGTTCTACGTGATCGACCGCAGCAAGGACATGATCAGCGCGAGCGGCTTCAAGGTCTGGCCGCGCGAGATCGAGGCCGCGCTCATGACGCACCCGCACGTCCGCGAGGCGGCCGTGGTCGCCATCCCCGACCAGTACCGCGGCCAGTCGCCGAAGGCGTACGTCGTCCTCGAGCCCGACGCGTCGGTGTCGGAGTACGAGCTGATCGAGTTCAGCCGCTCGATCCTCGCGCCCACGAAGTACCCCCGCGAGGTGGAGTTCGTGGCCGAGCTCCCGCGCACCGCCACGGGCAAGATCCGGCGCTCCGCGCTGGGGTGA
- a CDS encoding FMN-dependent NADH-azoreductase has product MTLLRVDASIQGPMSASSALADLVLDEFTAARPEVPVVRRHLGQHPLGAEVWSGAIAGSYTPEEDRNAAQREAIALAEQVADELQQASLAVLAMPLYNFGISQHAKTWIDVALAGAPQGTRLLEGTPTVLVTTRGGAYGPGTPREGWDHNTDFLRRILVDIWGADLTVVEREFTLVGVNPALDEFTEMASIMRKTAEEAATSAGADLAARAA; this is encoded by the coding sequence ATGACCCTGCTTCGTGTCGACGCCAGCATCCAGGGCCCGATGTCCGCCAGCAGCGCGCTGGCCGATCTCGTCCTCGACGAGTTCACCGCCGCCCGGCCCGAGGTCCCGGTCGTGCGCCGTCACCTCGGCCAGCATCCTCTCGGAGCCGAGGTGTGGAGCGGTGCCATCGCCGGCAGCTACACGCCCGAGGAGGACCGCAACGCCGCCCAGCGCGAGGCGATCGCCCTCGCCGAGCAGGTCGCCGACGAGCTGCAGCAGGCCTCGCTCGCCGTCCTCGCGATGCCGCTCTACAACTTCGGCATCTCCCAGCACGCCAAGACGTGGATCGACGTCGCCCTGGCCGGCGCCCCGCAGGGCACGCGCCTGCTCGAGGGCACCCCGACCGTCCTGGTGACCACCCGCGGTGGCGCCTACGGCCCCGGCACCCCGCGCGAGGGCTGGGACCACAACACCGACTTCCTGCGCCGGATCCTGGTGGACATCTGGGGCGCCGACCTGACCGTCGTGGAGCGAGAGTTCACCCTCGTCGGCGTGAACCCGGCCCTCGACGAGTTCACCGAGATGGCCTCGATCATGCGCAAGACGGCCGAGGAGGCCGCCACGTCCGCGGGCGCCGACCTCGCGGCCCGCGCCGCCTGA
- a CDS encoding dicarboxylate/amino acid:cation symporter, with protein sequence MDTWNLVALAVTFGLFAGVWVLGRIGVNFAVLTIGALVVGAAVGVVFRDHVDYLAPLGRIYINLLLAIVAPLVIVSILSSVTSLGSTAKLRTIGLSSTAWLLGMNLIAILLTLGLTLELGIGKNADLETAGVDTRSLDEIQKPFAEVFIGFFPTNIVKDVSENNIIPIIVFTLLVAVATAVVAERSPKTVAPFLNLVEAGRVIIYKAVGYVIALTPYAVLVLTAGAASSAVGRRDQLLSLLGLLVVGYVACFVHTFVVNAVILRSAAHVSPLAFFRKIFPAQSTAFTTQSSAGTLPVTTTVLTQRVGVPSDVAGFTAPLGTTIGMPGCAGIWPIMLAVYAINGLGLSYGLADYALLVVLCLLVSIGTAGVPGTATIVATTVLTAAGLPLEVVILTLPISAIVDMARTMTNVTAAAVAATVVARRVGRLDDDVFAGRKEAVVPHEASAKERLEAAVGEIPVARGVPVGACSIDDRPTERRPLGSTR encoded by the coding sequence GTGGACACGTGGAACCTGGTGGCCCTGGCCGTGACCTTCGGCCTGTTCGCGGGCGTGTGGGTCCTGGGCCGCATCGGCGTGAACTTCGCCGTGCTGACGATCGGGGCGCTGGTCGTCGGCGCCGCCGTCGGCGTCGTCTTCCGCGACCACGTCGACTACCTCGCACCGCTCGGGCGGATCTACATCAACCTGCTGCTGGCGATCGTCGCGCCGCTGGTGATCGTGTCCATCCTGTCCAGCGTCACGTCGCTCGGCTCCACCGCGAAGCTCCGCACGATCGGCCTCTCGTCCACGGCGTGGCTGCTCGGCATGAACCTCATCGCCATCCTGCTGACGCTCGGGCTCACCCTCGAGCTGGGGATCGGCAAGAACGCCGACCTCGAGACCGCCGGCGTCGACACCCGCTCCCTCGACGAGATCCAGAAGCCGTTCGCCGAGGTCTTCATCGGGTTCTTCCCGACGAACATCGTCAAGGACGTCTCGGAGAACAACATCATCCCGATCATCGTCTTCACGCTGCTCGTCGCGGTGGCCACCGCGGTCGTCGCGGAGCGGTCGCCGAAGACGGTCGCGCCGTTCCTGAACCTCGTCGAGGCCGGCCGCGTCATCATCTACAAGGCCGTCGGCTACGTCATCGCCCTGACCCCCTACGCGGTCCTGGTGCTGACGGCGGGCGCCGCCTCCTCCGCGGTCGGCCGCCGCGACCAGCTGCTCTCGCTGCTGGGCCTGCTGGTGGTCGGCTACGTCGCCTGCTTCGTGCACACGTTCGTCGTGAACGCGGTGATCCTGCGCAGCGCCGCCCACGTGAGCCCGCTCGCGTTCTTCCGCAAGATCTTCCCGGCACAGAGCACCGCGTTCACGACGCAGAGCAGCGCCGGCACCCTGCCCGTCACCACCACGGTGCTGACCCAGCGCGTGGGCGTCCCGTCCGACGTCGCCGGCTTCACCGCGCCGCTCGGCACCACGATCGGCATGCCGGGCTGCGCCGGCATCTGGCCGATCATGCTCGCGGTCTACGCCATCAACGGCCTCGGACTGTCCTACGGGCTGGCGGACTACGCGCTGCTCGTCGTGCTGTGCCTCCTGGTGTCGATCGGCACCGCCGGCGTCCCCGGCACCGCCACGATCGTGGCCACCACCGTGCTCACCGCGGCCGGCCTGCCGCTCGAGGTCGTCATCCTCACGCTGCCGATCAGCGCGATCGTCGACATGGCGCGCACGATGACCAACGTCACCGCCGCCGCGGTCGCGGCCACCGTGGTGGCTCGCCGCGTCGGACGTCTCGACGACGACGTGTTCGCCGGCCGCAAGGAGGCCGTCGTCCCGCACGAGGCCTCGGCCAAGGAGCGCCTCGAGGCCGCGGTCGGCGAGATCCCCGTGGCCCGCGGCGTCCCCGTCGGCGCCTGCTCGATCGACGACCGTCCCACCGAGCGCCGTCCGCTCGGCTCCACCCGCTGA
- a CDS encoding fibronectin type III domain-containing protein, protein MTSKSLRLPRPLHLLLAFALATTILLSGQGLLVPAKAATITWVDGGDDQPCLNDDMGRALDALPADQWCTPISGCYQDDDGKYVLPSRKTGIWQGNPNDVKYADEIKAEPTPKPTAKPTTKPTAKPVAKPTAKPTTKPTTKKSVDTGAPTTTTDSLGVDENEVVAEGAPSAPAAPVLTVDGKDVTVTWQAGPDAELESVTGYVLRFSGADPVQLDAATTTHTFSDLPDGTYRAAVRAVNEAGESPSSPPSEIATVGKPVTEVVGTVAVTGDLEPGAAVTVTGTGFAADVPELTLELHSTPVVLGTVATDANGGFTTAVTIPETVETGEHSLVVLFDGTEISSTPVEVGGAEVAAAAAVTEVAETVPPHTGLAILVVLALAGVASLTWHVLTGRRRAARTRLAEVIA, encoded by the coding sequence GTGACCTCGAAGTCCCTGCGCCTGCCCCGGCCGCTGCACCTGCTCCTGGCGTTCGCGCTCGCGACGACCATCCTGCTATCCGGACAGGGCCTGCTCGTGCCCGCGAAGGCCGCGACCATCACCTGGGTCGACGGCGGTGACGACCAGCCGTGCCTCAACGACGACATGGGTCGCGCCCTCGATGCCCTGCCCGCCGACCAGTGGTGCACGCCGATCAGCGGCTGCTACCAGGACGACGACGGCAAGTACGTCCTGCCCAGCCGGAAGACGGGCATCTGGCAGGGCAACCCGAACGACGTGAAGTACGCCGACGAGATCAAGGCCGAGCCGACTCCGAAGCCGACCGCCAAGCCCACGACGAAGCCGACCGCCAAGCCCGTCGCCAAGCCCACCGCGAAGCCGACGACCAAGCCGACGACGAAGAAGTCGGTCGACACGGGTGCGCCGACCACGACCACCGACAGCCTGGGTGTCGACGAGAACGAGGTCGTCGCCGAGGGCGCGCCGTCCGCGCCCGCCGCGCCGGTCCTGACGGTCGACGGCAAGGACGTCACGGTCACGTGGCAGGCCGGCCCCGACGCCGAGCTCGAGAGCGTCACGGGCTACGTCCTGCGCTTCAGCGGCGCCGACCCGGTGCAGCTCGACGCCGCGACCACGACCCACACGTTCTCCGACCTGCCCGACGGCACCTACCGCGCCGCGGTGCGCGCCGTGAACGAGGCCGGCGAGTCGCCGTCCTCTCCGCCGTCGGAGATCGCCACGGTCGGCAAGCCGGTCACCGAGGTCGTCGGCACGGTCGCCGTCACCGGTGACCTCGAGCCCGGCGCCGCGGTCACCGTGACCGGCACTGGCTTCGCCGCCGACGTCCCCGAGCTCACCCTCGAGCTGCACTCCACCCCGGTGGTCCTGGGCACGGTCGCCACCGACGCCAACGGCGGGTTCACGACCGCGGTCACGATCCCCGAGACGGTCGAGACCGGCGAGCACTCGCTGGTCGTCCTCTTCGACGGCACCGAGATCTCCAGCACGCCGGTCGAGGTCGGCGGTGCCGAGGTGGCCGCGGCCGCCGCGGTGACCGAGGTCGCCGAGACCGTCCCGCCGCACACGGGCCTGGCCATCCTGGTCGTCCTCGCGCTGGCCGGCGTCGCGTCGCTCACGTGGCACGTGCTGACCGGCCGCCGTCGTGCGGCGCGCACGCGACTGGCGGAGGTGATCGCCTGA
- a CDS encoding Ig-like domain-containing protein has protein sequence MTTSLRRPVRRGLAAAAVGALTASLLGLATTTAHAAAPVPSLGVTVDYFDDVYDDLGANSVFETVTIERFEYLLKNQTGNIAFFIGDPSDPSSQATIAHVNRVAKAQGISKVYNFTPKLDGDTLNVWDLSRSGLNEAGRTFYGNVGNRLITDYLNKDAQTSFTKNAASDPYLFVYNKDRVDGGVEDRIVAALGGAKTAADLDTPTEVAAYEDQVEDVLGSVSSYATNTNFQFQKDEVNRRHSASYPTAETHGGQILTDADGTDGFRIQTLTYPELIHLLGKPGDIPLLFGGTWCHNTRAIIKDVNADAQQYGVKTVYNFDFSLFSTGNGGSDLGHIRDNAAATTEDGTLKASRPSHLYGDLVNTYLPNASTQYRTAQDVADLGGGSVNAVSYYPGGDTTKELRQARKIQVGHVLTYNKDHVDALGNPAPVVDQAIRRNDDGGHTEHMTEWWYVAGRDLEKGDPTLRGALNPTSETGANSLQSQRAFAKEAIDEIHTVFRGFAKQAHASTTTVAEVGPVSVGGTPTLDVSVAAAGYAPFISLNSANANTPLVSDTGKPSGFVAVFDGGQKVGQARLKRNGTASIVLPAQPAGETDLTVRYLGRGDVIEPSQASVSFAVAGDPSTTTLSVPASVTHGAGGSVTATVTEGATGSVRLTGLPGEPLTAVIEDGTATFTVPATTPAGRHSLVARYTGDDKYGASESEAAELVVAKANATLKATVAATRYGTAPVVRTTVTGPAGVTPSGTVTVTAGGTSYVGRLDAAGRANVSLPRTLTPKAYALTIVYGGNANVRAASTTARVTVAKAAVRGVSLKPRKTVRAKKATVATVTVTTPSGLAKASGKVRIVLKRGSSTKAVVGTVRSGKATVRLPKLTKGTWSAKVSYLGNTAYAGKTASTKIKVKG, from the coding sequence ATGACCACCTCCCTCCGGCGCCCTGTGCGGCGCGGACTCGCGGCCGCCGCGGTCGGGGCCCTGACGGCCTCGCTGCTGGGCCTGGCGACGACCACCGCGCACGCCGCGGCGCCCGTCCCCTCCCTCGGCGTCACCGTGGACTACTTCGACGACGTGTACGACGACCTCGGCGCGAACAGCGTCTTCGAGACCGTGACGATCGAGCGCTTCGAGTACCTGCTGAAGAACCAGACCGGCAATATCGCCTTCTTCATCGGCGACCCGTCCGACCCGTCGAGCCAGGCCACGATCGCGCACGTCAACCGCGTGGCGAAGGCCCAGGGCATCTCGAAGGTCTACAACTTCACGCCCAAGCTCGATGGCGACACCCTGAACGTCTGGGACCTCAGCCGCTCCGGCCTCAACGAGGCCGGCCGCACGTTCTACGGCAACGTGGGCAACCGGCTGATCACCGACTACCTGAACAAGGACGCGCAGACCTCGTTCACGAAGAACGCGGCCAGCGACCCGTACCTGTTCGTCTACAACAAGGACCGCGTCGACGGCGGTGTCGAGGACCGCATCGTCGCCGCGCTGGGCGGCGCCAAGACCGCAGCCGACCTCGACACCCCGACCGAGGTCGCGGCGTACGAGGACCAGGTCGAGGACGTGCTCGGCAGCGTCTCCAGCTACGCCACCAACACGAACTTCCAGTTCCAGAAGGACGAGGTCAACCGCCGCCACAGCGCGTCGTACCCCACAGCGGAGACGCACGGCGGCCAGATCCTGACCGACGCCGACGGCACGGACGGCTTCCGGATCCAGACGCTCACCTACCCCGAGCTCATCCACCTGCTCGGCAAGCCCGGCGACATCCCGCTGCTGTTCGGCGGCACGTGGTGCCACAACACCCGCGCGATCATCAAGGACGTGAACGCGGACGCCCAGCAGTACGGCGTGAAGACGGTCTACAACTTCGACTTCTCGCTGTTCTCCACCGGCAACGGCGGCTCCGACCTCGGCCACATCCGCGACAACGCGGCCGCGACGACCGAGGACGGCACCCTGAAGGCGTCGCGTCCGTCGCACCTGTACGGCGACCTCGTGAACACGTACCTGCCGAACGCCTCCACGCAGTACCGCACGGCGCAGGACGTCGCCGACCTCGGCGGCGGCAGCGTCAACGCCGTCTCGTACTACCCCGGCGGCGACACGACCAAGGAGCTGCGCCAGGCGCGCAAGATCCAGGTCGGTCACGTGCTGACGTACAACAAGGACCACGTCGACGCGCTCGGCAACCCGGCTCCGGTCGTCGACCAGGCGATCCGTCGCAACGACGACGGCGGACACACCGAGCACATGACCGAGTGGTGGTACGTCGCCGGCCGTGATCTGGAGAAGGGCGACCCGACCCTCCGGGGCGCGCTGAACCCCACCAGCGAGACGGGCGCGAACTCCCTGCAGAGCCAGCGCGCGTTCGCCAAGGAGGCCATCGACGAGATCCACACGGTCTTCCGCGGGTTCGCGAAGCAGGCGCACGCCAGCACCACCACCGTGGCCGAGGTCGGCCCGGTCTCCGTCGGCGGCACGCCCACGCTCGACGTCTCGGTCGCCGCGGCCGGCTACGCGCCGTTCATCTCGCTGAACTCGGCCAACGCCAACACGCCGCTCGTCTCCGACACCGGCAAGCCGTCCGGCTTCGTCGCTGTCTTCGACGGTGGCCAGAAGGTCGGCCAGGCGCGTCTGAAGCGCAACGGCACCGCCTCGATCGTGCTCCCGGCCCAGCCGGCCGGCGAGACCGACCTGACGGTCCGCTACCTCGGTCGAGGCGACGTGATCGAGCCCTCGCAGGCGTCCGTCTCGTTCGCGGTCGCGGGCGATCCGTCCACCACGACGCTCAGCGTTCCGGCGTCGGTGACCCACGGCGCCGGCGGCTCGGTGACCGCCACGGTCACCGAGGGCGCCACCGGCTCGGTGCGACTCACCGGCCTGCCCGGCGAGCCGCTCACGGCCGTGATCGAGGACGGCACGGCCACCTTCACGGTGCCGGCCACCACGCCGGCGGGTCGCCACTCGCTCGTCGCCCGCTACACCGGTGACGACAAGTACGGCGCGTCGGAGTCCGAGGCGGCGGAGCTCGTCGTCGCGAAGGCGAACGCCACGCTGAAGGCCACGGTCGCCGCGACCCGTTACGGCACGGCTCCGGTCGTCCGGACCACCGTCACCGGTCCCGCGGGCGTCACGCCCAGCGGCACCGTCACGGTGACCGCCGGCGGGACGTCGTACGTCGGTCGCCTCGACGCCGCGGGCCGCGCCAACGTCTCGCTGCCGCGCACCCTGACGCCGAAGGCCTACGCGCTGACGATCGTCTACGGCGGCAACGCCAACGTCCGGGCGGCCAGCACCACGGCGCGCGTGACGGTGGCCAAGGCGGCCGTGCGAGGCGTCTCGCTGAAGCCCCGCAAGACCGTTCGCGCCAAGAAGGCCACCGTCGCCACGGTGACCGTCACGACGCCGAGCGGCCTGGCCAAGGCGTCGGGCAAGGTCCGGATCGTGCTCAAGCGCGGCTCGAGCACGAAGGCCGTCGTCGGCACCGTCCGCTCGGGCAAGGCCACGGTCAGGCTCCCGAAGCTGACGAAGGGCACGTGGAGCGCCAAGGTGTCGTACCTGGGCAACACGGCCTACGCCGGCAAGACCGCCAGCACGAAGATCAAGGTGAAGGGCTGA
- a CDS encoding MarR family winged helix-turn-helix transcriptional regulator: MTSDTAPSDTTESVRWLTTEQQEQWRALFGLLSTLPSAIDAQLKRDAGVNAYEYQVLAALSQSPGHTIGLSVLAEEARGSLSRLSHALTRLEKAGWVERCPAAEPGGRRMQARLTETGLAKIEAIAPGHVREVRRLVIDVLTDEQLAALGDAARAIAAVAGEGAETCTEGPAC, translated from the coding sequence GTGACCTCCGACACTGCCCCCTCCGACACGACGGAATCCGTGCGCTGGCTGACGACCGAGCAGCAGGAGCAGTGGCGCGCCCTCTTCGGCCTCCTGTCGACGCTGCCGAGTGCCATCGACGCCCAGCTCAAGCGCGACGCGGGCGTGAACGCGTACGAGTACCAGGTGCTCGCGGCGCTGTCGCAGTCCCCCGGTCACACCATCGGACTCTCCGTCCTGGCCGAGGAGGCGCGCGGCTCGCTGTCGCGGCTCTCCCACGCCCTCACGCGCCTGGAGAAGGCCGGCTGGGTCGAGCGGTGCCCCGCCGCCGAGCCCGGCGGCCGCCGGATGCAGGCGCGGCTCACCGAGACCGGCCTGGCCAAGATCGAGGCGATCGCACCCGGTCACGTGCGCGAGGTGCGCCGGCTCGTCATCGACGTGCTGACCGACGAGCAGCTCGCGGCCCTGGGCGACGCCGCCCGCGCGATCGCGGCCGTCGCGGGCGAGGGCGCCGAGACCTGCACCGAGGGCCCGGCCTGCTGA